Proteins encoded in a region of the Campylobacter sp. MIT 99-7217 genome:
- a CDS encoding polysaccharide biosynthesis/export family protein → MKKILLISIISMLNVLAVDVSQIAGTQAAQASLYDENSSLAQPSTQTNQDPQTQVINQAPKVFGSHLFGGKFIATTQHLYNPDYKIAVGDQISLKIWGAIEFERNLVVDSQGNIFIPQVGAIRVLGVKNSELLSVIKASVSKVYKSNVFVYADMNAYQNVSVFVTGNVNNPGLYQGLSSDSIIQYIDKAGGINLDYGSFRNIQILRDNKLINTIDLYDFLLRGQMYLFPFRSGDVILVSNLKHYALASGEVQKPFRFELKDDIKTLFDLANIAGMKPTTTSAIIRTYGDNHELHIKAVNKKDFANTALNSGDEIEFRPDFNSQSISVKIEGEHGGLHSFVVRKGTSLEEVVKLIKPNSQSDMNSVQVFRKSVARTQKKLIEAQLKELETLALTAPSANSEGAAMRVNQARNILEFIQRAKEVEPKGQIVIENPNAYKSVILEDEDVINIPNKNNLILVQGEVSLPGAFVHAQGKGLKYYINLAGDFSDRADLSKILVIRTSGKAERYSSRFFSSAIQIKPGDSILVLPKVDSQNLQIIGMLTQIVYQIAIATNVVLNINK, encoded by the coding sequence GCATGCTAAATGTCTTAGCAGTTGATGTCTCGCAGATTGCAGGAACACAAGCAGCACAAGCAAGCCTTTATGATGAAAATAGCTCCTTAGCTCAACCAAGCACTCAAACAAATCAAGATCCTCAAACACAAGTCATCAACCAAGCACCTAAAGTCTTTGGCTCTCATTTGTTTGGTGGGAAATTTATCGCAACAACGCAACATCTTTATAATCCTGATTATAAAATTGCTGTTGGCGATCAAATCAGCCTTAAAATTTGGGGTGCGATTGAATTTGAAAGAAATTTAGTCGTGGATTCTCAAGGAAATATCTTTATCCCTCAAGTTGGAGCGATAAGGGTTTTGGGCGTAAAAAATAGCGAGCTTTTAAGCGTGATCAAAGCAAGTGTAAGCAAGGTTTATAAAAGCAATGTTTTTGTTTATGCAGATATGAATGCTTATCAAAATGTTAGTGTTTTTGTAACCGGGAATGTGAATAATCCCGGACTTTATCAAGGACTAAGCTCTGATTCTATAATCCAATACATCGATAAGGCAGGTGGGATAAATTTAGACTATGGAAGCTTTAGAAATATACAAATTTTAAGGGATAATAAGCTTATTAACACCATTGATTTATATGATTTTTTATTGCGTGGGCAGATGTATTTATTTCCTTTTAGAAGTGGAGATGTGATCTTAGTTTCAAATTTAAAGCATTATGCTCTAGCAAGTGGCGAGGTGCAAAAGCCTTTTAGATTTGAACTTAAAGATGATATCAAAACACTTTTTGATCTTGCAAATATCGCAGGCATGAAGCCCACTACAACAAGTGCTATCATAAGAACTTATGGGGACAATCACGAGCTTCACATCAAGGCTGTAAATAAAAAAGACTTTGCTAACACGGCTCTTAATAGTGGCGATGAGATAGAGTTTCGTCCTGATTTTAACTCCCAAAGTATTAGCGTGAAGATAGAGGGCGAACATGGTGGTTTGCACTCTTTTGTAGTAAGAAAAGGCACGAGCTTAGAAGAAGTTGTTAAACTCATCAAGCCAAATAGCCAATCAGACATGAACTCGGTGCAGGTTTTTAGAAAAAGTGTAGCAAGAACACAAAAAAAACTCATAGAAGCTCAGCTCAAAGAGCTTGAAACACTAGCTCTAACAGCTCCTTCAGCAAATTCAGAAGGCGCTGCTATGAGGGTAAATCAAGCAAGAAATATTCTTGAGTTTATCCAAAGAGCAAAAGAGGTTGAGCCAAAGGGTCAAATCGTTATCGAAAATCCAAATGCCTATAAATCAGTCATCTTAGAAGATGAAGATGTGATCAATATCCCAAACAAAAACAATCTCATCTTAGTTCAGGGCGAAGTTTCACTCCCAGGAGCCTTCGTTCATGCTCAAGGTAAGGGGCTTAAATACTATATCAATCTAGCAGGAGATTTTAGCGATAGGGCTGATTTGTCAAAAATTCTTGTCATCAGGACAAGCGGAAAGGCTGAAAGATACTCGAGCCGCTTTTTTAGCTCAGCCATACAGATAAAACCC